CGTTGTGGGGGATCTGGCAGCTAAGAGCGCCGCCATGACAGCTCACCGGACCCAGATCACCGTGGAAGGGAACCGCTATGCCCTCTCCGACGACGTCTGGAAAGACATTTCCGCCGTAGAGGAATTTGTGGCCGTTCCTGCTGCCGATATTTATCCAACGCAGTGATGGGCGCGCAGCCGCCTGAGCAGCAACCAGAACAAGAACCACAGCACCAGCCAGAGAAGAAAACACAGCGTCAAACGGAGAACAAGCTTCGTTTCAGCCTTCCCCCACCACGGCGCTGGGCCATCATGGCCGCTGCTGCCGGGGCCGGGATCGGCAGCGGACTGCTGGGCACATCGCTGCACGGCCACGCCTGGTTCCTCAACGATGGGCAAACAATTCTGCCCTTCGGTGCGGCCCTAGCGCTGCTGTTGCTGGTGTCTGTGGGCCTGTTTGTGGGCCTGTGGAGTAAAAGCTCGTGGATTGTGGTGCTGTGCGGCGCGGCCGCGTACGTCACCGCTGGGGTGCTGTCCCTGCAGTTGGGATCTGTGGGAATCATTACCGGTAACCTGCAGGGCAATGTGTGGCTTTACGGAATTGCCATTGCCACCCCACTCACGGCCTGGCTAGTGAACATACTGCTGAAATCACGCAAGTAGTGTCAGCTAGAGCACTGTAGCGCACTGCCTGACTTTGCTCGTGCGCACGGTTGGCCCGTAACGGTGCGCCGCTCTTGGAGCTGCGCACCGTTACAGGTTAACCGTACGCAGCTCCAGCCGCGTAGCCCGTTACCGCAGCTCCAGCCGCGTAGCCCGTTACCGCAGCTCCAGCCGCGTAGCCCGTTACCGCAGCTCCAGCCCCAGCTACAGCGGCATGCGCCGCGCCCGGGGCGCCGGTGGCGGGGGAACAGCCTTGGCGAGCTGGACGTCGTCGTACTTTATGCTGACGGCACCAGCGCGGGTGGTGATGGTACAGCCAAGGGAATCGCGGGCCGTGAGATCGCCCAAAGCATCGGTTAATCCGCCGTCGATCCTGTAGCGGACCACCATGCGAGTGCCCAGTGGAAGCTGCGCGAGCCGCGTCAGTGCAGTGTTCATCACTTCATACTAGGTCGCGCTAAGGTGCGTGGCCGCCGCCGGTAGGGGATAATGGGAGCGCCGGTGGCGAATTGTGCCGGATTTTAGACTTTGAGGAAGGTTGGGGTTCGTGACGTACGTAATTGCGCAGCCGTGCGTGGATGTCAAGGACAAGGCATGTGTTGAGGAGTGCCCTGTTGACTGTATCTACGAGGGTGAACGCTCGCTCTACATCCACCCCGACGAATGCGTTGACTGTGGTGCCTGTGAACCTGTGTGCCCCGTAGAGGCCATCTACTACGAAGACGACACCCCGGATGAGTGGGCCGAGTACTACAAGGCCAACGTTGAATTCTTTGACGTGCTGGGGTCCCCGGGTGGTGCTGCGAAGATTGGCAACACCCACACAGACCACCCCATCATTGCCGTGCTCCCGCCGCAGAACCAGGACTGATCGCGCCATTATGACCCAGGCACCGCACACTTTCGGCTTGCAGCTTCCTGAATACCCATGGGATGCGCTGGCGCCTTATCAGCGTATTGCCGCCGCGCATCCGGACGGTTTGGTGAACCTTTCCATCGGCACGCCCGTGGATCCCACCCCTGCGTTGATTCAGGAAGCGCTGAGAGCTGCGGCCGATGCCCCCGGCTATCCCACCACCCATGGCACCCTGGCCTTGCGTCAGGCCGTTGTGGACTGGTTTGCTCGACGCCGCAACGTGTCTGGTCTGGATCCGAAGGATGTGCTGCCCACCGTTGGCTCGAAGGAATTGGTGGCGTGG
The Arthrobacter alpinus genome window above contains:
- the fdxA gene encoding ferredoxin, translating into MTYVIAQPCVDVKDKACVEECPVDCIYEGERSLYIHPDECVDCGACEPVCPVEAIYYEDDTPDEWAEYYKANVEFFDVLGSPGGAAKIGNTHTDHPIIAVLPPQNQD